One Xyrauchen texanus isolate HMW12.3.18 chromosome 44, RBS_HiC_50CHRs, whole genome shotgun sequence DNA segment encodes these proteins:
- the LOC127636705 gene encoding secreted frizzled-related protein 1-like codes for MKNLLPKLWLFIVLVFFFPLLKASEYEYLNWKSDVVGNSYGKSRQCMDIPEDLRLCFNVGYQQMLLPNLLDHETIAEVKQQAGSWVPLVHKACHPVTQVFLCSLFAPVCLETPIYPCRWMCEEVRDSCTPIMEAYGFPWPEMLTCDKFPNEDLCISMNNTNSNETTKQAGVSPVCPPCDNEMDTDVILEHMCASEFAIKTKIKEVKKENLDRKVILQKRRKPVKLGTLKKQDLKKLVLFLKNGANCPCQQLENTGSIYLIMGRWVGKQYILTGIHKWDKSSKEFKKALKKIKTHKCPAFESVL; via the exons ATGAAGAACCTTCTCCCCAAGCTGTGGCTCTTCATCGTGCTAGTTTTCTTCTTCCCTTTGCTCAAGGCTTCCGAGTATGAGTACCTTAACTGGAAATCGGACGTGGTGGGGAACAGTTACGGCAAAAGTCGGCAATGCATGGACATTCCCGAGGACCTGAGGTTGTGTTTTAATGTCGGCTACCAGCAAATGTTGCTTCCCAATTTGCTGGACCATGAAACCATAGCGGAGGTGAAGCAGCAAGCGGGCAGCTGGGTTCCTCTGGTGCACAAAGCCTGTCACCCCGTCACGCAAGTGTTTCTCTGCTCGCTCTTCGCCCCCGTTTGCCTTGAGACACCCATCTATCCGTGCCGCTGGATGTGCGAGGAAGTGCGGGACAGTTGTACCCCTATTATGGAGGCGTATGGGTTCCCTTGGCCTGAAATGCTCACCTGTGACAAGTTTCCCAATGAGGATCTGTGCATTTCCATGAACAACACCAACAGCAATGAAACGACCAAACAAGCAG GTGTCTCTCCTGTGTGTCCACCATGTGACAATGAGATGGATACAGATGTTATTCTGGAACACATGTGTGCCAGTGAATTCG CAATCAAGACAAAGATTAAGGAGGTCAAAAAAGAGAACTTGGACCGAAAAGTCATTCTGCAGAAAAGGAGGAAGCCAGTGAAGCTTGGAACTCTGAAAAAGCAGGACCTAAAGAAGCTTGTTCTCTTCCTGAAAAATGGAGCTAACTGTCCTTGCCAACAACTGGAGAACACAGGGAGCATCTACTTAATTATGGGTCGCTGGGTGGGGAAACAGTATATTTTGACTGGCATTCACAAGTGGGACAAATCTAGCAAAGAATTTAAGAAGGCCCTTAAGAAAATCAAAACCCATAAATGTCCAGCGTTTGAGTCAGTGTTGTGA